The following nucleotide sequence is from Hevea brasiliensis isolate MT/VB/25A 57/8 chromosome 7, ASM3005281v1, whole genome shotgun sequence.
TCATTTGACAAGAAATGCATTAAAAGCATGAACCCACTCTTTCCACATTAATTCCAAGAGACTTCTATTCTAAGTTAAAAATCACAAATCTGGAACATTCACAATATACAACAATGATCAAAGACACAAAGAGTGTCCAATGAAGAGTAACTCTTCCATGCCAGGAATGATTAAACACTAAAATGCCATTGCCACAGGTCTAAATTAAAAGATTCTGACTGCGACCCTTCATCCCTCCTAAGAATATTCACAAATCTTAGCAACAGTTACAAATTAACATTAAGGGCTCATTTGATCTAGCTATTTGTGATAGATGGTTAGCCTGTAACCAATAGCTGTTAGCCGGTAAAATTATTGATTGTAAAACTTCACTAGCTTTTTTTGATATAACAAATGAACATTAAGGATATAATCTTTTCTTAAATATATTATCATGTATCCTATattaatttttccctttaatGTGTTATAAAAATTGAAGAAGTAATAACAAatattaattaagaaaattataaGTAATTTTTTCATATGTTTGTAATAAATACTTTCTTTTCttataaatatgaatttattagtTATAGCAAATCTTACACATAATatttcaataatcatttataattttaatgaattataaataattttaacaacaACCTCTTTTTTCTCTTTACCAAATAAGTTGGCCTAACTGTTAGGAGTCAAGCAACTAATGATTGACCCCAACAACTAAACCCCCTAATTATATGGTCTCATCAACTAAActaatagaaaagaaaatgaggattaCATGAGATATCAGGAACGTCCTGAATTTGAAGATCCCAATAATCACTAATTTGCTCAACAAATTGGTAATAAAGTTCTTAAAAAGTTCATAATCTGATACGCAGAACCAGTACTCAGAGGACAGCCAATTAAATCCACTAAAAGAAGTGGACCCAAACATTGCTGTTTCAAAAGAAATCAGCAACTTAGAGACAATGAAATCACAAATAATGCAACAAACCCATTATTGCTAATATAGAGAAACAAGAAGGCATGGAGATATCAAGcaaacagaattttccaagtgtgAGAACAAGTCCTAAATGAGATATCCTTTGATGGACACATATCAAGTACAAAGTTGAAATTGCAGTTTACCTTTTATAACGATAGTACCCCTCACGAGCTCCCCTGAGATGACGTCTAAGTGTTGCCATTGATTTCTCATCCGTATCATAGTCCATATCATTTTCTCCCAATCGACCACCTTGCGGTTTAAAAGCTGGGTCTTCCCTAAactaaaaaatataatacaatattgAAAACAATTGAAAAAACACCACACTATAACGAGTAGAAAGAGAACAAGAAATACCATTTGAGCAAGCATGTTATCTATAACATTCATGTAAGGTCTCAAAGGGTCACGCTTGGACATCTGATTGGATGTTGCCTGAGCAACCTATTGAAGGAAAACATAATCAATAAACTGAGGAACCAAGCAAGCAAAAAGACAGTAATCAGTTAGATCAAATGCTAACACATTGATGCTTATGAAACTAAAAGTTTTATGCAAATGTAACAAAGAATTCAAAATTCCCATTCTCTTAGTAAATAAGTCAAAATGCTAACTAGAATAGTTATACTAAAATTATTTACTtgaaaagggggaaaaaaaaaaaaaaagattgcaaGATGTTTGCCAAGACATTTACAACTGCCGACAGACAAATGGTGCTTTGTGCTTGTGGGGAGTGGGGACAGCGCTTTCCATTATTACTAAGCATATGCATAAATAAATGCATTGATTTTCTTCTCTGACAGGATGAAAAATCTAAttgaaaaaagaaatgaaatgtaataaCAGAACTGAGAGAAAGATCACATGTTAAGGAGCAGGAAGAACTCTAAAACAGCCAAGAAAAGAATAATTTTCCGGATAATGCCTAAAAATATAAACTTAAGCAATTACAGAAAATAAAGGCATATTCCCTCACAAATATGTAAGATGTAAAAAGAAAATGCTActaatacatttttttttttttggtgaacaTGATGGAGAAGCAGAGTGGGATGGGGATGGGCTAAAAGAACACTTACTACAATAGCATTTGAAAGTTCTTGATGAGCGTCATCAAGTTTCACAGCCATTTTGGCAATTTTATGAGAAAGAACTTTTTGGCGGGTTGTCCAATCTGCATTTCTCCACAGGCTCTTAGGAATTTCACTCAAACCAAAACCAAGAAGAAAGGCACCTGTAACAAGTCCAAATGTATTCGAGCACGCCATGGCAACACCAAGCACATTACTTCCACTTCTGTCGACAAGGATAGCAAAGAATATGATTCCCAACCAATTTTTTGAAGGGCTGAGGACAAAATGCATTTATTGATGTATATCTATACATGCATTAATCATTTTTCCATGTCCATACAACATGATTGTGGATAACCGATTAATTCAATTTGCAAAGCCGGAAAAAAAAAACCTAATAGATTTTATTCAGCatgtaaaagaaagaaaatgatgtAGGAGATTCTAAAGAAAATGCAAATAAATGAAGTAAGAGCTGACAACACAGGTGGAAACTGCAAAACCAATAATATAAAGTAAGATTATAATGCAGTCCAAAGAACTTTAGAAAGGTAAGACTAAAACCTTATTTTTTTCATCAAGATGAGGAGAATAAGCCCAAAAAGTCCAATAGATCCCACAATTAAATAGAAAACCAAGTTAGCGTGTATACTAGTCTTTAATCTTTCTGACACAGTGAAGTCTCCAGCATCTTCAAAACCCTGAATAAGGGGCACCACAGCCCTGCTTAGAGATAACATGATTTAGGCACATGAGGAATCATGCATCTAAAAACTAAAAAACTATTTACAACTATTCTTAAGAAAAATAGTATTTCCAAATAAAATGGTATTTAACATTTACAATATACTCTCCCTCTCTGTGTCCTATAAAAGCTGCCTAGACCTTGCAAACTGACATGGTCCATTTTTCTCAAAAAAAGGAAGTATGTGAGCATGTTTTTATACATAAAAGACTATGTGAGAgctaaaatgaaaatgaaaatttatatgcACGAGAAATAAAGAAAATGCCATCTTACAGAAAACTATTACAACTCATGCATGTCTGTCGTGAACTAAGTCAATTTTCTTTCAGCTACATGTGCGATGGAAACATGAGAATCCAATCAGCAAAGCTAGTTCCATTACAGTTATTTAAACAATTGTATTTCTTTGTACATCTTTGTCTATAAGTTCAACATCTGAATAGCAGGATCtttagtgtgtgtgtgtgtgtgtgtgtgtgtgtgtgtgtgtgtgtgtgtgtgtgtgtgtgtgtgtgcgtgttCAACCAAGGGACATGACATCAACTTTTTCATTATAATAGAATCATAAGAACTCTTAAGGTGATGCCATATGCAGAATGACAACTCAGTGTGGTACATGACATACCAAGTAAGTAAAAACGTACTCCAATATGACCAGCTCCAAAAGAAAGAAATGCCTCCATTGTCAAGATAAAATTTTGTCTGTACACACAATAAAAGATTTACTACATTAATGAATCTTTCAATCAATCATAACCCATTTGAAAACCCCCACTAAAAACTAAAACTTTTTGACATATTTTCTCTTCTGGTGAACAAGTTGAAAATCATGCACCAATAGGGACGAGGAAAGAGACGAAGAGGTAGAAAACATAAGCAATAAAAATTTAATGGGTAACCATAGCCAACTGAAAAACAACACAAATAAGCCCATGGATATTCCTTCTAAAGTAACTAAAAATAGTTAGCATTTGTTAGATATACACATAAAACTCTGCATCCCCACCTCACCACGTGTAAAACTTCAAAACGTCATTAACATCAAACACTCAGAGCTATACAAAAGGGGGGAAATAACTAACAAGAAGAAAAAACATTCCAGGACTTAAGTTTAAAATAAGACAAAGGGAACTCCAGCCAGAATGAATAAGGAGAGATTATTAGGTGCAGCAGGTGCACATGCACCatcaaaatgttttcttcaatatcaTCCATACGAAGGAAAATACCCAAAACTGAAACTCCAAATCTATTCAGCTCCAGTTTTCTTAAAACCATTCaaaaacaaaaatataaaaacGGTACCATAGCTTATCTTGTTGCCACATTAAATAAGTCAGAACTGAAATTTTagctaaaataataaaatgagcctgtacttttttttttcatatccCATCTTCAAGGAAACCAAATATCTCAAATGAACCAAAGCTAAATTAACGTCTACAAAAGGAGCAGAAGAAATTTCAAATCAACTTCATACATACGAAAAAAAGAATCAAAATTAAACCaacaaattacatatatatatatatatataagagaaaTGACACAAGTGATAACGATGGAATTGCAAGTACCGTGTAGATATCGGCAGGCACAAGGATGATAATGGAAAGAGAACAGAACCAGGTGTATCCAACAGTGAATAGGACATAGCGAGGCACCTCCGGACCGGCGAAGTACCTCAACGTCAAAATCACCATGCCTAGGGTTAGAGGCAGCGAGATCAGGTAAAAAACCCACATCTCTCTCCGTCTCTTCAATGATCTCTTTCACTTTATTGAAAAAATTGCCTTTGTTTCccttagaaaaagaaagaagaaggaaaCGGGACCCAGTAATGCGGATCTGGAGAGGCCCGTTCGCTGCCAtcttctctttttatttattgCGTGCGTTGCTTTTGCGTTCGCCTTTTTTGTAAAAAGCCAAGCTTAGCAAGAGTCAAGACGACCCGTTTAATTGACGTTAACAGGGGCTTTGCCTAACTTATGATGTTTAGCTCATAACCTTTACGCGCTTACTTGTGGTGGTTGATCTAGAAATTAAGATatgaaatctaaataataaaatattataaaaaaaataattaaaagtgatttactaatttattacgtatatatttatattatttattttgataaaatttattattaaaaagttataataaatttttaaatgcttaatttttttctcaaatagttttaaattttataaaaaaattcattaattaaatttatgaaaaattaatatatacaaatataaaaaatattttaaaaaaattaatttctcattttactaattgtatatttaattaaaatacttataaataattgataaatagttaataagtttaataaaaaataaattataaatatatttattattaaaataataaatataatactaaattattttcttaaataagAAGTAAATTATATCaacttaatatttattaaaatgttaTCAAAATATATTGTAATcatattaaatatgatttaattttaaattaaataaaataaatatttataaatatattttaataaaaattgataaaaaaaattaaattcactaatattaatgtaaataatcaatataaattaataaaaaagcaTTTTAAAGtaaatatgaaattaaatataataatgatATGtagtgaaattttaaaattaaataaaagtaatataataaaatattttatcaaattaatttataattatcaattttttttatcttaaatAAACATGTTAAACCATTTTTTTTAAGTTTCATGTTTAAAAGCTTTTCAACCATGCagtctttttttccttttttttttttcatttgatatTCAAACTTAccaaaaaaaaaagtgatttttATATTATcgtttgttttatttttatcattattatgTTATATTCCCAAGAAATAATTTTGATGAGATGTTAGTAAGTCCGTAAACACCTGCCCTTATAAgttgaattttaattataaattttatctaaGTGGCATatttctcatttcttttaatttttgctGCTCGcagtatttaataatttatattatattattattattattaaaaagaaTTATTATAACAcactaaaattataattttatcaaatttaaaataAGTGGGTAATTATATTAGTTTTTTTCGTTTTTTGAAAATTGAGTCGATCATTTTCATCACTTAAGCCATGATCATGGGCTCAATTTGGTGTACCCAACTGCCTTATAGTAGGACAATTTGGAAAATGATAATAGGCTTTATAGTGTGTGCCTATTTTTAGTGACAATTTGGAGCTTTTGGGCCGATAGAGTGATCCTGTCCACTAAGCCCCTCTCTCTCCACTAGTACAGTAATGGGTCATGTCTGTTTGATCATCATTTGTCATTTTGTACACGCATTCGGTGCTAATTTCACTAGTCTATCATTCAGAAACGATGCTTTTTAAGGAGATTTTTGtttactaatttttaatttattttaattttataatttaaaaaataataaattatatttattagccattaatttataatttatagctattattttataatataattttgaatatacaagaataaaattttcatattggaaaaatattaaataagtgaGAGGCATATAAACGAAAAAGTCTCATAAAGTGATTATTTTAATGTCATATTTAGTATGTGTAATCAAAGTTATAATGTAATCA
It contains:
- the LOC110673810 gene encoding uncharacterized protein LOC110673810 isoform X6, with product MWVFYLISLPLTLGMVILTLRYFAGPEVPRYVLFTVGYTWFCSLSIIILVPADIYTTKFYLDNGGISFFWSWSYWSTFLLTWAVVPLIQGFEDAGDFTVSERLKTSIHANLVFYLIVGSIGLFGLILLILMKKIRSGSNVLGVAMACSNTFGLVTGAFLLGFGLSEIPKSLWRNADWTTRQKVLSHKIAKMAVKLDDAHQELSNAIVVAQATSNQMSKRDPLRPYMNVIDNMLAQMFREDPAFKPQGGRLGENDMDYDTDEKSMATLRRHLRGAREGYYRYKSEYMTYVLEALELEDTIKNYEHGSSTGWKYISSFRPAQTGKLGAFFDTMEYVWRCILRKQFEKLLAIILGTMSAAILLAEATLLPSNVNLSLFSILINSIGKQELFVQVMALIPLMYMCICTYYSLFKIGMLMFYSLTPRQTNSVSLLMICSMVARYAPPISYNFLNLINLDAKTIFETRMGKIDDVLEIFGRGFNKIYPLIMVIYTLLVASNFFDRVIGFFGSWKRFRFQPEADDTDGFDPSGLIILQKERSWLEQGHKVGEHVIPLARNFNSVDMESGSNG